In Helianthus annuus cultivar XRQ/B chromosome 3, HanXRQr2.0-SUNRISE, whole genome shotgun sequence, a single window of DNA contains:
- the LOC110928509 gene encoding NAC domain-containing protein 75 isoform X4, translating into MNISSSDLIDTKLEEHHLCGSKHCPGCGHKLEGKPDWVGLPAGVKFDPTDQELIEHLEAKVEDQHFKSHPLIDEFIPTIEGEDGICYTHPEKLPGVTRNGLSIHFFHRPSKAYTTGTRKRRKIQTECDLQGGETRWHKTGKTRPVMVNGKQRGCKKILVLYTNFGKNRKPEKTNWVMHQYHLGQHEEEREGELVVSKIFYQTQPRQCNWSERAINNNLLANNVHVEGMNNMNEMSNVSRSESGSRSSSKEINIATVTTNTDTVHSNTRDELLGTVMSSYNQMDQMQHFKHVDQFGFMPYSRSFSEGVTAQGEASTTCDESDQRTQLQQQMNLNQDEQQQYPHNQYYPHQHYAATTAFHVSKPFHALSAIITPPALNNTSIILGDDYFHVSRIVENIQIGGRSASGLEEMVMGCTPSSSTDIKEECSNTNTQEADWLKYNSTFWPDPDHHV; encoded by the exons ATGAATATCAGTAGCTCCGATCTCATTGATACAAAGCTTGAAGAGCATCACTTATGTGGATCCAAACACTGTCCCGGTTGTGGTCATAAACTCGAAGGAAAACCG GATTGGGTTGGTTTACCAGCAGGAGTCAAGTTTGATCCAACTGATCAAGAATTGATAGAACATCTTGAAGCAAAAGTTGAAGATCAACACTTTAAATCTCATCCGTTGATAGATGAGTTTATCCCTACTATTGAAGGTGAAGATGGAATTTGTTATACACATCCAGAAAAACTCCCCG GGGTTACAAGAAATGGCTTAAGTATACACTTCTTTCATCGGCCTTCAAAAGCTTACACCACAGGTACAAGAAAAAGGCGAAAAATCCAGACCGAGTGTGATCTACAAGGCGGTGAAACACGGTGGCATAAAACGGGCAAGACCCGACCAGTTATGGTGAATGGGAAGCAAAGAGGGTGCAAAAAAATCTTGGTTCTATATACCAACTTTGGTAAAAATCGAAAACCCGAAAAGACTAACTGGGTAATGCATCAGTATCACCTTGGACAACATGAGGAGGAGAGGGAAGGCGAGCTCGTTGTGTCAAAAATATTTTACCAAACTCAACCAAGGCAATGTAATTGGTCTGAAAGAGCAATAAATAACAACCTTTTAGCGAATAATGTTCATGTTGAAGGCATGAATAATATGAACGAAATGAGTAACGTTAGTAGAAGCGAAAGTGGGAGTCGCTCTTCTTCAAAAGAGATCAACATTGCCACCGTTACCACTAACACTGATACCGTTCATAGTAATACTAGAGATGAACTTTTGGGCACGGTTATGTCAAGTTACAATCAAATGGATCAAATGCAACATTTCAAACATGTTGATCAATTTGGCTTTATGCCTTATAGTAGAAGCTTCAGTGAG GGAGTAACCGCACAAGGAGAGGCTTCTACCACGTGCGATGAGAGTGATCAGCGAACCCAACTCCAGCAACAGATGAACCTTAACCAAGATGAACAACAACAATATCCACATAATCAATATTATCCACATCAGCACTATGCGGCAACGACAGCCTTCCATGTCAGCAAGCCCTTTCATGCCTTGTCAGCAATCATCACCCCTCCTGCCCTAAATAACACATCCATTATTCTTGGCGATGACTACTTTCATGTCTCTAGGATCGTGGAAAATATTCAG ATAGGAGGACGATCAGCATCAGGATTGGAGGAAATGGTAATGGGGTGCACTCCATCATCATCAACTGATATCAAAGAA GAGTGTTCCAATACAAACACACAAGAAGCAGACTGGTTGAAGTACAACTCCACCTTCTGGCCTGATCCCGATCACCATGTCTAG
- the LOC110928509 gene encoding NAC domain-containing protein 75 isoform X3, whose translation MNISSSDLIDTKLEEHHLCGSKHCPGCGHKLEGKPDWVGLPAGVKFDPTDQELIEHLEAKVEDQHFKSHPLIDEFIPTIEGEDGICYTHPEKLPGVTRNGLSIHFFHRPSKAYTTGTRKRRKIQTECDLQGGETRWHKTGKTRPVMVNGKQRGCKKILVLYTNFGKNRKPEKTNWVMHQYHLGQHEEEREGELVVSKIFYQTQPRQCNWSERAINNNLLANNVHVEGMNNMNEMSNVSRSESGSRSSSKEINIATVTTNTDTVHSNTRDELLGTVMSSYNQMDQMQHFKHVDQFGFMPYSRSFSEGVTAQGEASTTCDESDQRTQLQQQMNLNQDEQQQYPHNQYYPHQHYAATTAFHVSKPFHALSAIITPPALNNTSIILGDDYFHVSRIVENIQIGGRSASGLEEMVMGCTPSSSTDIKEQECSNTNTQEADWLKYNSTFWPDPDHHV comes from the exons ATGAATATCAGTAGCTCCGATCTCATTGATACAAAGCTTGAAGAGCATCACTTATGTGGATCCAAACACTGTCCCGGTTGTGGTCATAAACTCGAAGGAAAACCG GATTGGGTTGGTTTACCAGCAGGAGTCAAGTTTGATCCAACTGATCAAGAATTGATAGAACATCTTGAAGCAAAAGTTGAAGATCAACACTTTAAATCTCATCCGTTGATAGATGAGTTTATCCCTACTATTGAAGGTGAAGATGGAATTTGTTATACACATCCAGAAAAACTCCCCG GGGTTACAAGAAATGGCTTAAGTATACACTTCTTTCATCGGCCTTCAAAAGCTTACACCACAGGTACAAGAAAAAGGCGAAAAATCCAGACCGAGTGTGATCTACAAGGCGGTGAAACACGGTGGCATAAAACGGGCAAGACCCGACCAGTTATGGTGAATGGGAAGCAAAGAGGGTGCAAAAAAATCTTGGTTCTATATACCAACTTTGGTAAAAATCGAAAACCCGAAAAGACTAACTGGGTAATGCATCAGTATCACCTTGGACAACATGAGGAGGAGAGGGAAGGCGAGCTCGTTGTGTCAAAAATATTTTACCAAACTCAACCAAGGCAATGTAATTGGTCTGAAAGAGCAATAAATAACAACCTTTTAGCGAATAATGTTCATGTTGAAGGCATGAATAATATGAACGAAATGAGTAACGTTAGTAGAAGCGAAAGTGGGAGTCGCTCTTCTTCAAAAGAGATCAACATTGCCACCGTTACCACTAACACTGATACCGTTCATAGTAATACTAGAGATGAACTTTTGGGCACGGTTATGTCAAGTTACAATCAAATGGATCAAATGCAACATTTCAAACATGTTGATCAATTTGGCTTTATGCCTTATAGTAGAAGCTTCAGTGAG GGAGTAACCGCACAAGGAGAGGCTTCTACCACGTGCGATGAGAGTGATCAGCGAACCCAACTCCAGCAACAGATGAACCTTAACCAAGATGAACAACAACAATATCCACATAATCAATATTATCCACATCAGCACTATGCGGCAACGACAGCCTTCCATGTCAGCAAGCCCTTTCATGCCTTGTCAGCAATCATCACCCCTCCTGCCCTAAATAACACATCCATTATTCTTGGCGATGACTACTTTCATGTCTCTAGGATCGTGGAAAATATTCAG ATAGGAGGACGATCAGCATCAGGATTGGAGGAAATGGTAATGGGGTGCACTCCATCATCATCAACTGATATCAAAGAA CAGGAGTGTTCCAATACAAACACACAAGAAGCAGACTGGTTGAAGTACAACTCCACCTTCTGGCCTGATCCCGATCACCATGTCTAG
- the LOC110928509 gene encoding NAC domain-containing protein 75 isoform X2 encodes MNISSSDLIDTKLEEHHLCGSKHCPGCGHKLEGKPDWVGLPAGVKFDPTDQELIEHLEAKVEDQHFKSHPLIDEFIPTIEGEDGICYTHPEKLPGVTRNGLSIHFFHRPSKAYTTGTRKRRKIQTECDLQGGETRWHKTGKTRPVMVNGKQRGCKKILVLYTNFGKNRKPEKTNWVMHQYHLGQHEEEREGELVVSKIFYQTQPRQCNWSERAINNNLLANNVHVEGMNNMNEMSNVSRSESGSRSSSKEINIATVTTNTDTVHSNTRDELLGTVMSSYNQMDQMQHFKHVDQFGFMPYSRSFSEGVTAQGEASTTCDESDQRTQLQQQMNLNQDEQQQYPHNQYYPHQHYAATTAFHVSKPFHALSAIITPPALNNTSIILGDDYFHVSRIVENIQQQQHHKIGGRSASGLEEMVMGCTPSSSTDIKEECSNTNTQEADWLKYNSTFWPDPDHHV; translated from the exons ATGAATATCAGTAGCTCCGATCTCATTGATACAAAGCTTGAAGAGCATCACTTATGTGGATCCAAACACTGTCCCGGTTGTGGTCATAAACTCGAAGGAAAACCG GATTGGGTTGGTTTACCAGCAGGAGTCAAGTTTGATCCAACTGATCAAGAATTGATAGAACATCTTGAAGCAAAAGTTGAAGATCAACACTTTAAATCTCATCCGTTGATAGATGAGTTTATCCCTACTATTGAAGGTGAAGATGGAATTTGTTATACACATCCAGAAAAACTCCCCG GGGTTACAAGAAATGGCTTAAGTATACACTTCTTTCATCGGCCTTCAAAAGCTTACACCACAGGTACAAGAAAAAGGCGAAAAATCCAGACCGAGTGTGATCTACAAGGCGGTGAAACACGGTGGCATAAAACGGGCAAGACCCGACCAGTTATGGTGAATGGGAAGCAAAGAGGGTGCAAAAAAATCTTGGTTCTATATACCAACTTTGGTAAAAATCGAAAACCCGAAAAGACTAACTGGGTAATGCATCAGTATCACCTTGGACAACATGAGGAGGAGAGGGAAGGCGAGCTCGTTGTGTCAAAAATATTTTACCAAACTCAACCAAGGCAATGTAATTGGTCTGAAAGAGCAATAAATAACAACCTTTTAGCGAATAATGTTCATGTTGAAGGCATGAATAATATGAACGAAATGAGTAACGTTAGTAGAAGCGAAAGTGGGAGTCGCTCTTCTTCAAAAGAGATCAACATTGCCACCGTTACCACTAACACTGATACCGTTCATAGTAATACTAGAGATGAACTTTTGGGCACGGTTATGTCAAGTTACAATCAAATGGATCAAATGCAACATTTCAAACATGTTGATCAATTTGGCTTTATGCCTTATAGTAGAAGCTTCAGTGAG GGAGTAACCGCACAAGGAGAGGCTTCTACCACGTGCGATGAGAGTGATCAGCGAACCCAACTCCAGCAACAGATGAACCTTAACCAAGATGAACAACAACAATATCCACATAATCAATATTATCCACATCAGCACTATGCGGCAACGACAGCCTTCCATGTCAGCAAGCCCTTTCATGCCTTGTCAGCAATCATCACCCCTCCTGCCCTAAATAACACATCCATTATTCTTGGCGATGACTACTTTCATGTCTCTAGGATCGTGGAAAATATTCAG CAACAACAACATCATAAGATAGGAGGACGATCAGCATCAGGATTGGAGGAAATGGTAATGGGGTGCACTCCATCATCATCAACTGATATCAAAGAA GAGTGTTCCAATACAAACACACAAGAAGCAGACTGGTTGAAGTACAACTCCACCTTCTGGCCTGATCCCGATCACCATGTCTAG
- the LOC110928509 gene encoding NAC domain-containing protein 75 isoform X1 has protein sequence MNISSSDLIDTKLEEHHLCGSKHCPGCGHKLEGKPDWVGLPAGVKFDPTDQELIEHLEAKVEDQHFKSHPLIDEFIPTIEGEDGICYTHPEKLPGVTRNGLSIHFFHRPSKAYTTGTRKRRKIQTECDLQGGETRWHKTGKTRPVMVNGKQRGCKKILVLYTNFGKNRKPEKTNWVMHQYHLGQHEEEREGELVVSKIFYQTQPRQCNWSERAINNNLLANNVHVEGMNNMNEMSNVSRSESGSRSSSKEINIATVTTNTDTVHSNTRDELLGTVMSSYNQMDQMQHFKHVDQFGFMPYSRSFSEGVTAQGEASTTCDESDQRTQLQQQMNLNQDEQQQYPHNQYYPHQHYAATTAFHVSKPFHALSAIITPPALNNTSIILGDDYFHVSRIVENIQQQQHHKIGGRSASGLEEMVMGCTPSSSTDIKEQECSNTNTQEADWLKYNSTFWPDPDHHV, from the exons ATGAATATCAGTAGCTCCGATCTCATTGATACAAAGCTTGAAGAGCATCACTTATGTGGATCCAAACACTGTCCCGGTTGTGGTCATAAACTCGAAGGAAAACCG GATTGGGTTGGTTTACCAGCAGGAGTCAAGTTTGATCCAACTGATCAAGAATTGATAGAACATCTTGAAGCAAAAGTTGAAGATCAACACTTTAAATCTCATCCGTTGATAGATGAGTTTATCCCTACTATTGAAGGTGAAGATGGAATTTGTTATACACATCCAGAAAAACTCCCCG GGGTTACAAGAAATGGCTTAAGTATACACTTCTTTCATCGGCCTTCAAAAGCTTACACCACAGGTACAAGAAAAAGGCGAAAAATCCAGACCGAGTGTGATCTACAAGGCGGTGAAACACGGTGGCATAAAACGGGCAAGACCCGACCAGTTATGGTGAATGGGAAGCAAAGAGGGTGCAAAAAAATCTTGGTTCTATATACCAACTTTGGTAAAAATCGAAAACCCGAAAAGACTAACTGGGTAATGCATCAGTATCACCTTGGACAACATGAGGAGGAGAGGGAAGGCGAGCTCGTTGTGTCAAAAATATTTTACCAAACTCAACCAAGGCAATGTAATTGGTCTGAAAGAGCAATAAATAACAACCTTTTAGCGAATAATGTTCATGTTGAAGGCATGAATAATATGAACGAAATGAGTAACGTTAGTAGAAGCGAAAGTGGGAGTCGCTCTTCTTCAAAAGAGATCAACATTGCCACCGTTACCACTAACACTGATACCGTTCATAGTAATACTAGAGATGAACTTTTGGGCACGGTTATGTCAAGTTACAATCAAATGGATCAAATGCAACATTTCAAACATGTTGATCAATTTGGCTTTATGCCTTATAGTAGAAGCTTCAGTGAG GGAGTAACCGCACAAGGAGAGGCTTCTACCACGTGCGATGAGAGTGATCAGCGAACCCAACTCCAGCAACAGATGAACCTTAACCAAGATGAACAACAACAATATCCACATAATCAATATTATCCACATCAGCACTATGCGGCAACGACAGCCTTCCATGTCAGCAAGCCCTTTCATGCCTTGTCAGCAATCATCACCCCTCCTGCCCTAAATAACACATCCATTATTCTTGGCGATGACTACTTTCATGTCTCTAGGATCGTGGAAAATATTCAG CAACAACAACATCATAAGATAGGAGGACGATCAGCATCAGGATTGGAGGAAATGGTAATGGGGTGCACTCCATCATCATCAACTGATATCAAAGAA CAGGAGTGTTCCAATACAAACACACAAGAAGCAGACTGGTTGAAGTACAACTCCACCTTCTGGCCTGATCCCGATCACCATGTCTAG
- the LOC110928509 gene encoding NAC domain-containing protein 75 isoform X6 gives MNISSSDLIDTKLEEHHLCGSKHCPGCGHKLEGKPDWVGLPAGVKFDPTDQELIEHLEAKVEDQHFKSHPLIDEFIPTIEGEDGICYTHPEKLPGVTRNGLSIHFFHRPSKAYTTGTRKRRKIQTECDLQGGETRWHKTGKTRPVMVNGKQRGCKKILVLYTNFGKNRKPEKTNWVMHQYHLGQHEEEREGELVVSKIFYQTQPRQCNWSERAINNNLLANNVHVEGMNNMNEMSNVSRSESGSRSSSKEINIATVTTNTDTVHSNTRDELLGTVMSSYNQMDQMQHFKHVDQFGFMPYSRSFSEGVTAQGEASTTCDESDQRTQLQQQMNLNQDEQQQYPHNQYYPHQHYAATTAFHVSKPFHALSAIITPPALNNTSIILGDDYFHVSRIVENIQECSNTNTQEADWLKYNSTFWPDPDHHV, from the exons ATGAATATCAGTAGCTCCGATCTCATTGATACAAAGCTTGAAGAGCATCACTTATGTGGATCCAAACACTGTCCCGGTTGTGGTCATAAACTCGAAGGAAAACCG GATTGGGTTGGTTTACCAGCAGGAGTCAAGTTTGATCCAACTGATCAAGAATTGATAGAACATCTTGAAGCAAAAGTTGAAGATCAACACTTTAAATCTCATCCGTTGATAGATGAGTTTATCCCTACTATTGAAGGTGAAGATGGAATTTGTTATACACATCCAGAAAAACTCCCCG GGGTTACAAGAAATGGCTTAAGTATACACTTCTTTCATCGGCCTTCAAAAGCTTACACCACAGGTACAAGAAAAAGGCGAAAAATCCAGACCGAGTGTGATCTACAAGGCGGTGAAACACGGTGGCATAAAACGGGCAAGACCCGACCAGTTATGGTGAATGGGAAGCAAAGAGGGTGCAAAAAAATCTTGGTTCTATATACCAACTTTGGTAAAAATCGAAAACCCGAAAAGACTAACTGGGTAATGCATCAGTATCACCTTGGACAACATGAGGAGGAGAGGGAAGGCGAGCTCGTTGTGTCAAAAATATTTTACCAAACTCAACCAAGGCAATGTAATTGGTCTGAAAGAGCAATAAATAACAACCTTTTAGCGAATAATGTTCATGTTGAAGGCATGAATAATATGAACGAAATGAGTAACGTTAGTAGAAGCGAAAGTGGGAGTCGCTCTTCTTCAAAAGAGATCAACATTGCCACCGTTACCACTAACACTGATACCGTTCATAGTAATACTAGAGATGAACTTTTGGGCACGGTTATGTCAAGTTACAATCAAATGGATCAAATGCAACATTTCAAACATGTTGATCAATTTGGCTTTATGCCTTATAGTAGAAGCTTCAGTGAG GGAGTAACCGCACAAGGAGAGGCTTCTACCACGTGCGATGAGAGTGATCAGCGAACCCAACTCCAGCAACAGATGAACCTTAACCAAGATGAACAACAACAATATCCACATAATCAATATTATCCACATCAGCACTATGCGGCAACGACAGCCTTCCATGTCAGCAAGCCCTTTCATGCCTTGTCAGCAATCATCACCCCTCCTGCCCTAAATAACACATCCATTATTCTTGGCGATGACTACTTTCATGTCTCTAGGATCGTGGAAAATATTCAG GAGTGTTCCAATACAAACACACAAGAAGCAGACTGGTTGAAGTACAACTCCACCTTCTGGCCTGATCCCGATCACCATGTCTAG
- the LOC110928509 gene encoding NAC domain-containing protein 75 isoform X5 has protein sequence MNISSSDLIDTKLEEHHLCGSKHCPGCGHKLEGKPDWVGLPAGVKFDPTDQELIEHLEAKVEDQHFKSHPLIDEFIPTIEGEDGICYTHPEKLPGVTRNGLSIHFFHRPSKAYTTGTRKRRKIQTECDLQGGETRWHKTGKTRPVMVNGKQRGCKKILVLYTNFGKNRKPEKTNWVMHQYHLGQHEEEREGELVVSKIFYQTQPRQCNWSERAINNNLLANNVHVEGMNNMNEMSNVSRSESGSRSSSKEINIATVTTNTDTVHSNTRDELLGTVMSSYNQMDQMQHFKHVDQFGFMPYSRSFSEGVTAQGEASTTCDESDQRTQLQQQMNLNQDEQQQYPHNQYYPHQHYAATTAFHVSKPFHALSAIITPPALNNTSIILGDDYFHVSRIVENIQQECSNTNTQEADWLKYNSTFWPDPDHHV, from the exons ATGAATATCAGTAGCTCCGATCTCATTGATACAAAGCTTGAAGAGCATCACTTATGTGGATCCAAACACTGTCCCGGTTGTGGTCATAAACTCGAAGGAAAACCG GATTGGGTTGGTTTACCAGCAGGAGTCAAGTTTGATCCAACTGATCAAGAATTGATAGAACATCTTGAAGCAAAAGTTGAAGATCAACACTTTAAATCTCATCCGTTGATAGATGAGTTTATCCCTACTATTGAAGGTGAAGATGGAATTTGTTATACACATCCAGAAAAACTCCCCG GGGTTACAAGAAATGGCTTAAGTATACACTTCTTTCATCGGCCTTCAAAAGCTTACACCACAGGTACAAGAAAAAGGCGAAAAATCCAGACCGAGTGTGATCTACAAGGCGGTGAAACACGGTGGCATAAAACGGGCAAGACCCGACCAGTTATGGTGAATGGGAAGCAAAGAGGGTGCAAAAAAATCTTGGTTCTATATACCAACTTTGGTAAAAATCGAAAACCCGAAAAGACTAACTGGGTAATGCATCAGTATCACCTTGGACAACATGAGGAGGAGAGGGAAGGCGAGCTCGTTGTGTCAAAAATATTTTACCAAACTCAACCAAGGCAATGTAATTGGTCTGAAAGAGCAATAAATAACAACCTTTTAGCGAATAATGTTCATGTTGAAGGCATGAATAATATGAACGAAATGAGTAACGTTAGTAGAAGCGAAAGTGGGAGTCGCTCTTCTTCAAAAGAGATCAACATTGCCACCGTTACCACTAACACTGATACCGTTCATAGTAATACTAGAGATGAACTTTTGGGCACGGTTATGTCAAGTTACAATCAAATGGATCAAATGCAACATTTCAAACATGTTGATCAATTTGGCTTTATGCCTTATAGTAGAAGCTTCAGTGAG GGAGTAACCGCACAAGGAGAGGCTTCTACCACGTGCGATGAGAGTGATCAGCGAACCCAACTCCAGCAACAGATGAACCTTAACCAAGATGAACAACAACAATATCCACATAATCAATATTATCCACATCAGCACTATGCGGCAACGACAGCCTTCCATGTCAGCAAGCCCTTTCATGCCTTGTCAGCAATCATCACCCCTCCTGCCCTAAATAACACATCCATTATTCTTGGCGATGACTACTTTCATGTCTCTAGGATCGTGGAAAATATTCAG CAGGAGTGTTCCAATACAAACACACAAGAAGCAGACTGGTTGAAGTACAACTCCACCTTCTGGCCTGATCCCGATCACCATGTCTAG
- the LOC110928509 gene encoding NAC domain-containing protein 75 isoform X7 — MNISSSDLIDTKLEEHHLCGSKHCPGCGHKLEGKPDWVGLPAGVKFDPTDQELIEHLEAKVEDQHFKSHPLIDEFIPTIEGEDGICYTHPEKLPGVTRNGLSIHFFHRPSKAYTTGTRKRRKIQTECDLQGGETRWHKTGKTRPVMVNGKQRGCKKILVLYTNFGKNRKPEKTNWVMHQYHLGQHEEEREGELVVSKIFYQTQPRQCNWSERAINNNLLANNVHVEGMNNMNEMSNVSRSESGSRSSSKEINIATVTTNTDTVHSNTRDELLGTVMSSYNQMDQMQHFKHVDQFGFMPYSRSFSEGVTAQGEASTTCDESDQRTQLQQQMNLNQDEQQQYPHNQYYPHQHYAATTAFHVSKPFHALSAIITPPALNNTSIILGDDYFHVSRIVENIQEDDQHQDWRKW, encoded by the exons ATGAATATCAGTAGCTCCGATCTCATTGATACAAAGCTTGAAGAGCATCACTTATGTGGATCCAAACACTGTCCCGGTTGTGGTCATAAACTCGAAGGAAAACCG GATTGGGTTGGTTTACCAGCAGGAGTCAAGTTTGATCCAACTGATCAAGAATTGATAGAACATCTTGAAGCAAAAGTTGAAGATCAACACTTTAAATCTCATCCGTTGATAGATGAGTTTATCCCTACTATTGAAGGTGAAGATGGAATTTGTTATACACATCCAGAAAAACTCCCCG GGGTTACAAGAAATGGCTTAAGTATACACTTCTTTCATCGGCCTTCAAAAGCTTACACCACAGGTACAAGAAAAAGGCGAAAAATCCAGACCGAGTGTGATCTACAAGGCGGTGAAACACGGTGGCATAAAACGGGCAAGACCCGACCAGTTATGGTGAATGGGAAGCAAAGAGGGTGCAAAAAAATCTTGGTTCTATATACCAACTTTGGTAAAAATCGAAAACCCGAAAAGACTAACTGGGTAATGCATCAGTATCACCTTGGACAACATGAGGAGGAGAGGGAAGGCGAGCTCGTTGTGTCAAAAATATTTTACCAAACTCAACCAAGGCAATGTAATTGGTCTGAAAGAGCAATAAATAACAACCTTTTAGCGAATAATGTTCATGTTGAAGGCATGAATAATATGAACGAAATGAGTAACGTTAGTAGAAGCGAAAGTGGGAGTCGCTCTTCTTCAAAAGAGATCAACATTGCCACCGTTACCACTAACACTGATACCGTTCATAGTAATACTAGAGATGAACTTTTGGGCACGGTTATGTCAAGTTACAATCAAATGGATCAAATGCAACATTTCAAACATGTTGATCAATTTGGCTTTATGCCTTATAGTAGAAGCTTCAGTGAG GGAGTAACCGCACAAGGAGAGGCTTCTACCACGTGCGATGAGAGTGATCAGCGAACCCAACTCCAGCAACAGATGAACCTTAACCAAGATGAACAACAACAATATCCACATAATCAATATTATCCACATCAGCACTATGCGGCAACGACAGCCTTCCATGTCAGCAAGCCCTTTCATGCCTTGTCAGCAATCATCACCCCTCCTGCCCTAAATAACACATCCATTATTCTTGGCGATGACTACTTTCATGTCTCTAGGATCGTGGAAAATATTCAG GAGGACGATCAGCATCAGGATTGGAGGAAATGGTAA